The genomic stretch AACAACAACCCCAACAGCCAAAAGGCGACAAAGATACCAGCAGCACTTAATAAAAAATTAACCCGTCGTTGTGCATTAGATTCACTAACCGATTCAACCACCCCTAATAACTTAATCGACAATACCGGTAAGACACACGGCATTAAATTAAGAATGAAACCACCAGCAATCGCCAGCAATAACATGTAGATCCAACTTGGTAGCGTTTGCTCAATGGCCGTTGGGGCAATATTATCAGTAAAGCTAATCCCACCTTGCATCGAAGTAAGCGTCACTTTTAGCGATTGATCAGGCTCGAGTCGAGCAGGCGTTCCAGCCATATCTTCGACAGCCATAATGAGTCGTGTCACCCCCTCTTTTTGGGTTATTTCTGGACGGCTAAACAAAGTAAAGTCGACACCTTCAACAAAACCATCCACAACAGGCTCCGTAAGCCCAGCTACTTCAATCACTAATTGTGATGACTGACTATCCCAGCCAAGCTGTTGTAATGATGCTGGCGTAGCACTGATATCCACAGGGACATTTCCGACATAAGCTTTTAACTGCGCGCTTGATGCTTTATCTATACTGGGATCTGTCGCCGGTAAGTTCAACGTAAGATTAACTTGGGCGCGAATACACACTTCTCGGCATACTAGCATTGTCGTTTTAGCTTGCAGCGTTAGCGCTTTACTCGGGTCTTCCACCGTCACTTGCAGTGGATAAATAACTTCATGCTTGTAACCATATGTCTCAATGTCATATACCATCATGCGCTGGGGTATAGGCCACAGCCATTCTACATTGGCTAAATTTTCAGAATCTTGCCAATCAATGCTGGGCGGCGCCCCCGCTAATCCAGGCGAACTCCAATAAGTTTTCCACTCATCATCTAATATTATTTTTAAGCCCATTGATAACACTGTAGCGCCATTAACGCCGTTCGCAGTCGATAATAACTGCGCAGTAGCCACTTTTGCAGCGGGATCAGATACGCTATTACTTTGCTGTGCAGAAGCAACAGAAGAAAGTAATAAGCAAATTAAAATATAAAATCGCATTCGGTCAATTCCCAATTTTTTAAACTGTGGTTATCTTAAATCAGCATCTAAATATATGACATTAAAAATGCATGTTAACTTCATTCATTATCTAACTCCGCCAGAATTAGATATACTTCTCACGAAAAATCACTAACACTCGAACTCAGTTAGATATTTAATTTATCTAACATTAAGTTAATTTTATCACATCACTTTTTACAATAGGCAACTACAATGGATTACGCATTTGTTAAACACATGCACATGGGCATGGCTTACCTGAGTATCACTTTCTTTATTTTTCGTTCAATTTTATCGGTTTCAGAATCGGCATTATTACAAAATAAAGTAATCAAAATATTACCGCACATCATTGATACTCTGCTTATTCTATTAGCAGGTCATTTAATGGTGACAATCCAACAATACCCGTTTACAGATGCTTGGTTAACGGCCAAATTAATCGGACTTATCGCCTATATCATTGTTGGTACTATCGCGATTAAACGTGGTAAAACGGCCGTGATCCGTTTATGGGCAAGTGTTATCGCCATCGCTATCTTCGCTTACATTCTTGGCGTAGCTAAAAGCCATGATGTCATGTCATGGTTAGCAATCGCTTAAAGGTTTCCTATGACAGCTGCAGTACTATTACAGCAATACGGTAAGTTATTTCAACGTACAGGCAAACCAGTATTAGATTTAGCCTGTGGTACTGGCCGCAATGGTTTGTATTTGCAACAGCAGCAAATACCGACTATTTTTGCTGATAAAAACCAAACTGCATTAACCAGTATAGCGGCGGTGCCTAGCACCGATGCCAAGAACTGCTGGCAAGTTGACTTTGAAGATGGTCAACAACAATTGCAACCCAACAGCTATCAGGGCGTTGTGGTATTTCGGTATTTACATCGCCCGTTAATTAACGATATCAAGCAAGCAGTATGCTCTGGTGGTATTGTCATTTATGAAACGTTTACCGTTGAAAATAGGCAGTTTGGTCGACCTAACCGTGATGCATTTTTATTACAGTTGGGCGAATTAAAAGAGATGTTCAGTGATTGGGAATGTTTGCATTATTTCGAAGGCATTGAACGAGATCCAGATCGTGCAATTGCTCAGATCGTTTGTAGAAAATTATAAAATAGTCTGTAAGAAACCATAAAAAAAGCGCCATGTCGAATCATCAACATGGCGCTCTTATCACAATTATAACAATCCGATATTAAGCGCGGATGAAATCAATGTGTTGTAATTTTGGCTTGAACGCGTGGCGTTGCATAGCTTTAACAGTAACAGCCATTTCAGTACCGTCAACTACAAGCGTAATTACTGAAGAGAAAAACTCTTCGCTACGTTGTGCGTTGTTAACTGTATCGTGGTCTAGTTCGATAGAGATAGCTTCTTCGCCTTTACCGTAAATTACAGCAGGGAATTTGTTAGCGTGACGTAGGCGGCGGCTCGCACCTTTCCCAAGGTCAGAACGTACTTGTGCTTCAAAAGTGAAAGACATAATCTTTTCCTAATAAGTAGTAATATTTAGATCTGGACTAAAATCCAGATAAGTAAGCGTCTTTTAACTGCTGCCTGCGACCGGGCAACAACAGTATAATTAACGGGTGCGGATAATACCATGGCAACACAAACACAACAAGTAAATGCGCATAACTAAAAATAACGCGGGAAATAAACAGAGGATGATTCGATGAATAAATCGAACTCACAAAATAAGATAAATTATAATCTACTTTAATAATTATCCACTATACTCCGTAGGAATGGCAATACGAAAACTCTAAAAAAAACAACTGAAAAACGAATAAGTAACACAAAACACTAGCCACAACCATTATGCAATATAATAAGCCGATTAAATATCAAAGTCAGTTTAAGATCACTAAACCGATTATTTCAATAAGTTAATACTACTTTTGGTTAAGTTTATGCTGCTATAATCTAAAAACTAACGCCCCGCAAATATTTTAGGATCTTGCATGCTGGACTCAGAATTAATTAGGCTAAGTAAAGACAATAATCAAGCCGAAGTCCGCCTGATCCCAAATAAACACGCTCCACTCACAGTGGCTAATTTGCTTAGCCTGCTCAATGTTGACCCCTTTAATCAATTATCGCCGATCCTTGCCAACCTTGAAGAGGCTGTCACCCAAGTAAATAAACTTACCGGTAAGCGTGCTGGCGCTGAAGAATTTCTTTTTATTCTTGCAGACCGTAATAGCTGCAAAATAGAAATATCACTCAGTAAAGACAACATGCAAGCAGAGATAAATTTAACCGCAGGCTGGGGGGAACACCAAATTTCAATTGATGATATTTTAACTGAACTTAGCAATAACAAGATCCACCTTGGTATTGATAAGCAAAAGATAGCGGCGCAACTAACGCAATTATCAGCACTCTCTCCAGGTCAAGACATTACGATTATCGCAGCCGAAGGTCAACTACCTATCCATGGTAAAAATGCGGAGTTAAAACGCCAAGTCTCTTTAGCGCGAGAGCGCTTATTACAACCACAGCTAAAAACTGATGGTAATGTTGATATGCGTAATCTAGGTGAAATAGAGATGGTCGAGGCAAACGATCTGCTCATCGAAAAAATACCTGCCGATGATGGCGTTAAAGGATTCGATTTATTAGGTAAAGAATTATTGCCAAAGTCAGGTAAAGATATCAAGTTACAAGTAGGTCCAGGTACTTGTATTGACCCCAACAATCCACTTCAACAACTTGCAACCATGACTGGCCAAGTTGTTGAAGTTAGAGGTATATTACAAGTAGATGATATATTGACGATTAAAAATGTCGATGTCAGTACTGGCCACATTAAGTTTAAAGGCAGTATTCTCATCACTGGCGATGTTGATGCCGAGATGATAGTACAAAGCACTGGTGATATTACCGTCATGGGTTTCGTTGATTCCGCGACCTTAATTGCCGAAGGCGATGTTATCGTCAATAAAGGTATTTTAGGACGTCAAGTAACCAGTAAAGACAACTTCCAAGAACTCGCGACTAAGATCACTGCACAAGGCCAAATACGCGCACAGTTTGTGCAATATTCAGAACTAACTGCCACAGGTGATATCACTATCACCAAGCAATTGTTACACAGTGTGACGAATACCAAGGGAAAACTGACAGTCAATGATGGATTCAACCGCCGTGGCGATATCGTCGGTGGTAGCGTTAACGCCAACAATGGTATTAACGTCGTCAGCATAGGGGCGACCTCAGGCACGAAAACTGAAATATT from Moritella marina ATCC 15381 encodes the following:
- a CDS encoding protein-disulfide reductase DsbD family protein — encoded protein: MRFYILICLLLSSVASAQQSNSVSDPAAKVATAQLLSTANGVNGATVLSMGLKIILDDEWKTYWSSPGLAGAPPSIDWQDSENLANVEWLWPIPQRMMVYDIETYGYKHEVIYPLQVTVEDPSKALTLQAKTTMLVCREVCIRAQVNLTLNLPATDPSIDKASSAQLKAYVGNVPVDISATPASLQQLGWDSQSSQLVIEVAGLTEPVVDGFVEGVDFTLFSRPEITQKEGVTRLIMAVEDMAGTPARLEPDQSLKVTLTSMQGGISFTDNIAPTAIEQTLPSWIYMLLLAIAGGFILNLMPCVLPVLSIKLLGVVESVSESNAQRRVNFLLSAAGIFVAFWLLGLLFIGLKYFGIGFGWGVQFQSATFLLIMIPVLVLFALNLLDKFDVQLPQSLMDKISGSNKGHFYQGIFAVLLATPCSAPFLGTAVAFALAGSGWQIMVIFSGLAFGLSLPYLLIAIWPNSVKIMPKAGLWMIRFRQFLAALLCATLVWLVWLLQAHLTMLLWTLFSLLICAMVILLIVRPGPRALVTTFTVYLLLANTIILSPASVAEFSGEKIASTSAIKWQVFEPEKIAGYIAEGKTVFIDITADWCITCVVNDRAVLQRSDIIKLLNADNVVVMKGDWTKPDKQIETYLKRHGRYAIPFNQIFGPALPQGKLLPELLTKEAVTVGLAQAGQ
- a CDS encoding SirB2 family protein — encoded protein: MDYAFVKHMHMGMAYLSITFFIFRSILSVSESALLQNKVIKILPHIIDTLLILLAGHLMVTIQQYPFTDAWLTAKLIGLIAYIIVGTIAIKRGKTAVIRLWASVIAIAIFAYILGVAKSHDVMSWLAIA
- the rplY gene encoding 50S ribosomal protein L25 — encoded protein: MSFTFEAQVRSDLGKGASRRLRHANKFPAVIYGKGEEAISIELDHDTVNNAQRSEEFFSSVITLVVDGTEMAVTVKAMQRHAFKPKLQHIDFIRA
- a CDS encoding DUF342 domain-containing protein, encoding MLDSELIRLSKDNNQAEVRLIPNKHAPLTVANLLSLLNVDPFNQLSPILANLEEAVTQVNKLTGKRAGAEEFLFILADRNSCKIEISLSKDNMQAEINLTAGWGEHQISIDDILTELSNNKIHLGIDKQKIAAQLTQLSALSPGQDITIIAAEGQLPIHGKNAELKRQVSLARERLLQPQLKTDGNVDMRNLGEIEMVEANDLLIEKIPADDGVKGFDLLGKELLPKSGKDIKLQVGPGTCIDPNNPLQQLATMTGQVVEVRGILQVDDILTIKNVDVSTGHIKFKGSILITGDVDAEMIVQSTGDITVMGFVDSATLIAEGDVIVNKGILGRQVTSKDNFQELATKITAQGQIRAQFVQYSELTATGDITITKQLLHSVTNTKGKLTVNDGFNRRGDIVGGSVNANNGINVVSIGATSGTKTEIFCAMQEEDIREQVQDRSLELKALIEEDDSLWIKINNLPPKEKWKHDHGVVTEIKEMLHSKNRFNQQRVDDEIELQQLQLELEQYYQVHLIDVGKCIFDNVTLNIGSASTITQREYGPCRVVHNNKQIDFDYANHG